The DNA sequence CACCTACGGCGGGATCCGTCATCCTGGCAAGTGTTCTTCTGAAAATGGGGACATACGGCTTCCTGCGCTTTGCCTTGCCGATTACCCCGGATGCCGCAATCTACCTGGCCCAACCGGTTTTGTGGCTTTCCATCGCAGGTATTATTTACGGAGGGTTCACGGCACTTGCTCAAAACGATATGAAAAAGCTTATCGCCTATTCTTCAGTAGGACATATGGGCTTTGTCACTCTGGGAATCTTTGTCTTTAACATACATGGGGTCGAGGGCGCCATTCTGCAGATGATCAACCATGGTGTGACCACCGGAGCGCTCTTTCTCTGTGTAGGCATGATTTACGAGCGAACTCACAGCCGGGAACTGCTCTCGGCGACCGGTGTAGGAAAGTTCATGCCGATCTTTGTCACCTTTCTGGCTTTTTTTTCCCTCTCTGCCTTCGGCTTTCCCGGGACCAATGGATTTGTCGGCGAATTTATGATACTCGTCGGTACGTTCCAGCTTGATACCGCCCTTGGAAAATTTCCATATCTGGCCCTTGCCGCAATACCGGGAGCGATTCTGGCCGCTGCATATATGTTGAGAATGCTGCAGAAGGTAATCTGGGGCGGCACAAATAATCCCGACCAATCCTGGCTAAAGGATCTTAACATCCGGGAAATTGTAACGCTGGCACCGTTTCTTTTCTTTGTCTTCTGGATCGGACTCGATGCCAAAACATTTACCAATATGATGCATACCAGCGTGATCGGACTGCTGGACCAGCTGCATAGTCATCAACAGCAGGCTCTGACCGCGGCTGATTTGATACTGCGTTAACACCACAACCACTAACTGCCTCATTGAGGGTATTATGATGCTATTTTTGCCAGAATTAACATTGTTAGGTGCCGGTCTTGTCATTTTCTTTGTCAGTATAAGAAATGCTGGTAGCAACACGGTTAAAAACATCGCTATAACACTTGGTGCGCTGATTTTTGGGGCAACGCTGCAGGGTGCCACCCAGGAAGGCGATCTATTCTATAATTCCTATCGTGTCGACCTCTTCTCACAGACTTTTAAGATACTGATGGGAGGGGCTCTGCTGGTAGTACTCCTCTTCGGCAGCAGGCTGGACAGCTTGAAAAAAGAAATCCATCCTGAATACTATCTCTGTCTTTTCATGAGCGTTCTCGGCTTGATGATGCTGGTTTCAAGTGTGGAGCTGCTGGCTATATTCGTCGCTCTGGAACTTTCCTCTTTTGCTGTATATATTATGGTTCCTATGCGCGATGACAGCGGCAGATACCGCTTCCAGATGGAAGCAGGCGCTAAATATCTTCTATTCGGTGTCATGGCGACCGGTTTCATGCTCTACGGCATGAGCTATTACTATGGTCTCACCGGATCGACCCGACTGGATGTGCTCGTCCTCGAAATCCCGACTCTCTTGAATCAGCCTGTAGCCGTAATAGCCACTGTGCTTATTCTCTGCGGTTTCTTTTACAAACTTGCCATCTTTCCCTTTCATTTCTGGGTTCCGGACGTATATGAAGGAGCGGCCAACGAAACCACCTCCTTTATTGCCACGGTGCCGAAGCTTGCCGCCGTGGCTCTGTTGCTGCGGATTCTTACTATGATCGAAGGCGGCGGAGAAACCATGGTTAATCTGCTCATTGTCTGTTCGATTCTCTCAATGTTTTACGGTAATCTTTCCGCACTCGTTCAAAAAGACATAAAAAGGATGCTCGGCTTCTCAGGTATTGCGCATGCCGGTTTTGTCCTCCTTGGTCTTCTAGTCTTCCACATCACCGGATATGCACACGCCTTGTACTACATTGCCGGTTATGTGGTGATGAATCTTGCCTGCTTCCTGGTGATCTGCAGCGTTGCCGCAAAAGGAGAGAATGTCATGATCGAGGACCTCACAGGCCTCTACAAGCGTTCCCCGTTTTTGGCCGTCACCCTTCTCATTGGCTTGTTTGCCCTCGCCGGAATTCCTCCTTTTGTAGGTTTTATGGGAAAATTTTTCATCCTGATCGACGCCTTGAGACAGGATTATCTCCTCCTGGTCGTTCTGGCTGCCATCAATACTGCCATCGCCATCTACTATTATCTTTCTGTGGTGCGTGTGGCTTTCTGCTCTGCTGAAAATGAACAGGATCCCATTTCGACCCCTGCCCATATGAAAATGCTCTCGGTCTTTTTAATGGTGGTCATTCTGGGCATGGGTATATTCCCATCACAGTTTATTCACTACGCCGAAAATACCATCCAGTCAATCATGTAAAACTCCGGCAAAAGCCCTTGGCCTGCGGGTTAGGGGCTAACCTTAGCTGCATTCTCTTTTTTTCCCTTCCCCCAAGAGCAGTATTTTTCCTCCATTTTTAGGATTTTCTATTCACAACTGCTCATAAGGTATTATCTTAATGGGGATTTTAACCACATTCTCATATCTAATTGATAACTATGAATAACTGGCTCCTCTTTATACTCACAGTCATTGGCCTGAGTTTCCTTCTGGAAATCCTGGTTTCCGCCCTTAATCTCAAAGCTCTTTCGCCCAAGCTGCCGGCCGAGTTTGAAGATGTCTACGATCAGCAGAGGTATAGAGAATCGCAACAGTACACCAGGGAGACGACCAGGTTTTCTCTTGTTCAGAGCAGTTTCACCACGCTGATAACTCTGGTTTTCCTGCTTGCCGGTGGCTTTAATTTGGTCGATATATATGCACGAAGTTTTGGCTTTGGTGAAATTATTACCGGACTTATTTTTACCGGCCTGCTCATTCTCCTGACCCTGATTGCAGGTTTACCTTTTTCTCTCTATTCTACATTTGTTATCGAAGAGAAGTTCGGTTTCAACCGTACAACCCCAATGACATTTATACTGGATGCCTTGAAAGCCATGGCGCTGACAGTGATTATCGGGGGACCGCTGCTAGCTCTTGTGCTTTGGTTTTTCAACTCAGCCGGCAGCCTTGCCTGGATCTACTGCTGGATCGGTGTTTTTCTGATCACTCTGATTCTGCAATTTCTGGCACCGGTAATAATTATGCCGCTGTTCAACAAATTCACCCCACTCGAAGATGGAGACTTGAAAGAAGCTATCCATAAATACATTTCAAAAGAAAATTTCACCATCAAAGGGGTTTTCGTCATGGATGGATCAAAAAGGTCCTCAAAACTGAATGCCTTTTTTACAGGCTTTGGAAAATTCAAGAAGATTGTTTTCTTCGACACTCTTCTGGAAAAATTACCTCCAGCGCAGATCATAGGTGTTCTTGCCCATGAAATGGGACATTACAAGCATAAAC is a window from the Desulfopila inferna genome containing:
- a CDS encoding complex I subunit 4 family protein, with amino-acid sequence MDQLLTYPEFPHLLSILIFLPLAGVVPLLFVNNDLFSRNWTLVVTSIAALLSIGLITGFDTSTTRFQFAESHSWISSLNIHYQVGLDGISILLFLLTSFIMPFCVLASWSYIKTRIRTFMICLLVMETSMLGVFAALDFVLFYILWEAMLIPMYLLIGIWGGPRKIYASIKFFLYTLSGSVLLLVAIIWLYQENGFSFFIPEMMWGNYSFTAQILIFIAFFLAFAIKVPMFPFHTWLPAAHVEAPTAGSVILASVLLKMGTYGFLRFALPITPDAAIYLAQPVLWLSIAGIIYGGFTALAQNDMKKLIAYSSVGHMGFVTLGIFVFNIHGVEGAILQMINHGVTTGALFLCVGMIYERTHSRELLSATGVGKFMPIFVTFLAFFSLSAFGFPGTNGFVGEFMILVGTFQLDTALGKFPYLALAAIPGAILAAAYMLRMLQKVIWGGTNNPDQSWLKDLNIREIVTLAPFLFFVFWIGLDAKTFTNMMHTSVIGLLDQLHSHQQQALTAADLILR
- a CDS encoding NADH-quinone oxidoreductase subunit N, whose product is MMLFLPELTLLGAGLVIFFVSIRNAGSNTVKNIAITLGALIFGATLQGATQEGDLFYNSYRVDLFSQTFKILMGGALLVVLLFGSRLDSLKKEIHPEYYLCLFMSVLGLMMLVSSVELLAIFVALELSSFAVYIMVPMRDDSGRYRFQMEAGAKYLLFGVMATGFMLYGMSYYYGLTGSTRLDVLVLEIPTLLNQPVAVIATVLILCGFFYKLAIFPFHFWVPDVYEGAANETTSFIATVPKLAAVALLLRILTMIEGGGETMVNLLIVCSILSMFYGNLSALVQKDIKRMLGFSGIAHAGFVLLGLLVFHITGYAHALYYIAGYVVMNLACFLVICSVAAKGENVMIEDLTGLYKRSPFLAVTLLIGLFALAGIPPFVGFMGKFFILIDALRQDYLLLVVLAAINTAIAIYYYLSVVRVAFCSAENEQDPISTPAHMKMLSVFLMVVILGMGIFPSQFIHYAENTIQSIM
- a CDS encoding M48 family metallopeptidase, producing MNNWLLFILTVIGLSFLLEILVSALNLKALSPKLPAEFEDVYDQQRYRESQQYTRETTRFSLVQSSFTTLITLVFLLAGGFNLVDIYARSFGFGEIITGLIFTGLLILLTLIAGLPFSLYSTFVIEEKFGFNRTTPMTFILDALKAMALTVIIGGPLLALVLWFFNSAGSLAWIYCWIGVFLITLILQFLAPVIIMPLFNKFTPLEDGDLKEAIHKYISKENFTIKGVFVMDGSKRSSKLNAFFTGFGKFKKIVFFDTLLEKLPPAQIIGVLAHEMGHYKHKHLIKMMIASFIQTGILFYFLSLIMNNENLFAAFSMTHVSTYASLVFFGFLFTPVSLLLSILFNSISRKHEYEADKYAALSTKSRQDLIDGLKTLSKTNLSNLTPHRLNVILHYSHPPVLERIRALRTINL